The following are encoded together in the Limanda limanda chromosome 12, fLimLim1.1, whole genome shotgun sequence genome:
- the LOC133014935 gene encoding uncharacterized protein LOC133014935: protein MGSGPSRGKKVAPACVSEVNGTKTTTGGVPYPKQDSRMFEPLKINAVLRNARNRAQPDCHSQGPDSDLSGEDEDIDAELDTVLADYEERERTTEKKQPPKKTVVKSKTYGLCHLGREDAEDEVTGRAEEPRVPRGGSEDVNKRSKEAFTRQSSSSSSSSSRGFLTRGSQLDSVPTSEKQLTFGSCHSSSLTMPVIPYDGSEEELMDTIEREFS from the exons ATGGGCAGCGGTCCGAGCCGAGGGAAGAAAGTCGCTCCTGCGTGTGTCAGCGAGGTGAACGGGACCAAAACAACCACCGGCGGGGTCCCGTACCCCAAACAGGACAGCCGCATGTTCGAGCCCCTGAAGATCAACGCGGTTTTACGCAACGCGCGCAACCGTGCGCAACCGGACTGCCACAGCCAGGGGCCCGACTCCGACCTGTCCGGGGAGGACGAGGACATCGATGCAGAGCTGGACACGGTCCTCGCTGACTATGAGGAACGAGAGAGGACCACGGAGAAGAAACAACCTCCCAAGAAGACTGTTGTGAAATCCAAAACGTACGGACTGTGCCACCTCGGCCGGGAGGACGCGGAGGACGAGGTGACGGGACGAGCCGAGGAGCCACGTGTCCCCCGCGGAGGATCTGAGGATGTAAACAAGAGGAGCAAGGAGGCTTTcacac GTcagtcctcttcctcctcctcttcctcctcacggGGCTTTTTGACAAGAGGGTCTCAGCTGGACTCTGTGCCCACATCAGAAAAACAATT GACTTTTGGCAGCTGCCACAGCTCCTCTCTCACCATGCCAGTCATCCCGTACGATGGATCTGAAGAGGAGCTGATGGACACTATTGAGCGAGAGTTTAGTTGA